The Trichomycterus rosablanca isolate fTriRos1 chromosome 22, fTriRos1.hap1, whole genome shotgun sequence genome has a window encoding:
- the LOC134336264 gene encoding protein phosphatase 1 regulatory subunit 29, giving the protein MKSKLYKSSSPCISLLLLPSLLLFSVPDFVSCDCWLIEGDKGYVWLAICSQNQPPYEAIPQHINNTVHDLRLNENKLKAVFFTSLSRFTNLTDLNLTKNEISYIEDGAFAGQANLQVLQLGYNKLTNLTEGMLRGLGRMQCLFLQHNLIEVIATNAFWECPSLSSLDLSSNKLARLDPSTFAVLGRLMVCELAGNPFHCGCELYSFLIWLEAFNNVTHTYDRLQCETPRELFSYPLLSPVGGTGRSARNILSSMCRDGVFIPGMTSLPPDIDGSGIGPEMFDRIGPYHQPTTSSSSESSFSPSINVQHLSLSSASLLVQIPRPYSKMYILVQYNQSYVSDVMTLNNKKELITLNKLIGNTNYTFCVASIRNSQRLNHTCVSFSTRTSTQDDVPTPSTTTHYIMTIVGCLFGMLIVLGLVYYCLRRRRRQEEKEKSVKKTILEMRYGPEVAAAVANDPTAVQKLHEQTHHQHHHGKLPMSSSSSSGMLGHGSVNTSSSRLSSIPQVEKMATAFSEALATKGNYMDVRTSGDGLRQAIRAEDLREEDGSDLEDDSEDDGRGSASEISTIAMEVDKVNQIINNCIDALKLDSVAAAVSSAATSCGNPTSPPTTSSSSSTRGLIPSSLAEACQGLPSPKMPPPPPLSLAGSERPGITGGGFVSPPYRPPPPATAVRPIQRQMSADAAMIVSSSKKHCGPASGKARVYSLDVPEPRSPDPCQYPDKGSPLRCGEPLERLPLVGSSGGGGCNMDGITMDGVNIQQHLEVHPDFHCAEHRHSVPALYYEGSHDSPAQRASFLKPLSRTKRDAASYSQLSPHQHNYSGYSSSPEYSSETTLRIWERFRPYKKGPREESCYITAGNALRKKVQFAKGEDLHDILDYWKGVSAQQKL; this is encoded by the coding sequence ATGAAGAGTAAGTTGTATAAAAGTTCCTCTCCCTGCATTTCCCTTCTACTCCTTCCTTCTCTTCTGCTGTTTTCAGTACCAGATTTTGTCAGTTGCGACTGCTGGCTCATTGAGGGGGATAAGGGCTACGTGTGGCTGGCCATCTGCAGTCAAAATCAGCCGCCGTATGAGGCAATCCCACAGCACATCAACAACACGGTGCATGATTTACGCCTGAACGAGAACAAGCTCAAGGCTGTTTTCTTCACCTCCCTGAGCCGCTTCACTAACCTGACAGACCTTAACCTCACCAAGAATGAGATTTCCTACATCGAGGACGGTGCCTTCGCTGGCCAGGCTAACCTGCAGGTACTGCAGCTGGGTTACAATAAACTCACCAACCTGACAGAGGGTATGTTGCGAGGCTTAGGGCGTATGCAGTGCCTCTTTCTGCAGCATAACCTTATTGAGGTCATTGCTACCAATGCATTCTGGGAGTGCCCTAGCCTCAGCAGTCTGGATCTGTCTTCCAACAAGTTAGCCCGACTAGACCCATCAACATTCGCCGTGTTGGGAAGACTAATGGTGTGTGAGCTGGCAGGAAATCCTTTTCACTGTGGATGTGAGCTGTACAGCTTCCTCATCTGGCTGGAAGCCTTCAACAACGTCACGCACACCTACGATCGGCTACAGTGTGAGACACCACGGGAGCTTTTCAGCTACCCTTTGCTGAGTCCTGTTGGAGGAACTGGTCGTAGCGCTCGCAACATCCTTTCCTCCATGTGCCGAGATGGGGTATTTATTCCAGGGATGACGTCATTGCCGCCAGACATTGATGGGTCAGGCATTGGACCTGAAATGTTTGACCGCATTGGGCCGTACCATCAGCCCACAACCTCATCCTCCTCTGAGAGCTCATTTAGTCCCAGCATCAATGTTCAACATCTGTCTCTTTCTTCGGCATCCTTGCTAGTGCAGATACCCCGACCATACAGCAAGATGTATATCCTGGTACAATACAATCAAAGCTACGTTTCGGATGTGATGACCCTGAATAACAAGAAGGAGTTGATTACACTAAACAAGCTTATAGGGAATACCAACTACACCTTTTGTGTGGCTTCAATACGCAACTCCCAGCGTTTGAATCACACGTGTGTTTCCTTTTCCACTCGGACTTCCACCCAGGATGACGTGCCCACCCCCTCTACTACTACGCATTATATTATGACGATTGTGGGCTGCTTGTTTGGGATGCTGATTGTTCTTGGCCTGGTGTATTACTGTTTGAGGAGGCGAAGAAGGCaggaagagaaagaaaaatctGTCAAGAAGACCATCCTGGAGATGCGCTATGGACCAGAGGTCGCTGCTGCAGTTGCTAATGATCCAACAGCAGTGCAGAAGCTTCATGAGCAGACCCATCACCAGCATCATCATGGCAAGCTGCCCATGTCCTCCTCCTCCAGCTCAGGCATGCTGGGTCATGGCTCTGTCAATACCAGTTCCTCACGTCTGTCCAGCATCCCTCAGGTAGAGAAAATGGCAACTGCCTTTTCTGAGGCACTGGCAACAAAGGGCAACTACATGGATGTTAGAACTTCTGGAGATGGGTTGAGGCAGGCTATTCGAGCCGAGGATCTAAGAGAGGAAGATGGAAGTGACCTAGAAGATGACTCGGAAGATGATGGCAGAGGATCAGCATCAGAGATTTCTACTATTGCGATGGAAGTTGACAAGGTCAACCAGATCATCAATAACTGCATTGATGCCCTTAAGCTTGACTCTGTAGCAGCTGCAGTGTCGTCTGCTGCCACATCCTGTGGAAATCCCACATCACCTCCGACGACCAGTAGCTCCTCTTCAACCAGGGGTCTTATTCCATCCAGTCTCGCAGAGGCCTGTCAAGGTCTACCTTCCCCCAAAATGCCCCCTCCACCTCCTCTTTCTCTTGCAGGCTCCGAAAGACCAGGGATTACCGGTGGAGGATTTGTATCACCCCCGTACCGGCCTCCACCACCAGCCACAGCGGTAAGACCGATTCAAAGACAAATGAGTGCAGACGCAGCTATGATTGTCAGCTCTTCCAAGAAGCACTGTGGCCCTGCCAGTGGCAAAGCCCGGGTTTATAGCCTGGACGTCCCAGAGCCTCGCAGTCCTGATCCCTGTCAATACCCTGACAAGGGGAGCCCATTGAGGTGTGGAGAGCCTCTGGAGAGGCTACCTTTAGTTGGTAGCAGTGGTGGAGGAGGCTGTAACATGGATGGAATCACCATGGATGGCGTGAATATTCAGCAGCATCTGGAGGTCCATCCAGATTTCCACTGTGCAGAGCATCGTCACTCGGTCCCAGCCCTCTACTATGAGGGATCTCATGACTCGCCCGCACAAAGGGCGTCTTTTCTCAAGCCATTGTCACGCACCAAGAGAGACGCTGCTTCGTACTCACAGCTCTCGccccaccaacacaattactcGGGGTACTCGTCCAGCCCAGAGTACTCATCCGAGACCACGCTGCGTATCTGGGAGCGCTTTCGTCCCTACAAGAAGGGCCCACGTGAGGAGTCCTGTTACATCACGGCTGGAAATGCTCTGAGAAAGAAGGTCCAGTTTGCAAAAGGCGAGGACTTACACGACATCCTTGACTACTGGAAGGGTGTGTCAGCCCAGCAAAAGCTGTAA